From Xiphophorus couchianus chromosome 23, X_couchianus-1.0, whole genome shotgun sequence, one genomic window encodes:
- the LOC114139320 gene encoding transforming growth factor beta activator LRRC33-like, with product MVRHTFSNLVLLWSVTLGFYRPGGTRHASKNQSWNNQNLSSVPLDLDVRLRKLDLSNNFITQLHAFALPCLEELDLSGNQMDLISEAAFGNLARLEHLNLSRNRLSVSLGSNSKALRSLGGLRSLDISMNGLSNGAAELLLRNKSSLDQLKMTGNVLIKLSPSLFRESKSIRSLIIEDNLISEIAPQTFEPLSRLESLNLARNNLAFICDFTLHQVKYLNLSRNLVEFFVTPEDAVLYNLEVLDLSHNKLLYFPILPKTNRLKYLHLQNNLLGALDSEAVMVTEVNSLYQGVVNETILQNNYFHANWRLMPLVYIDLSFNRFGSFPLETLSLLNSLEALNFSYNCLQNINWDVRNYSDPRQVRQIIFHSLKHLDLQGNDLPHLPLVFLKTLTQIETLNLQDNSLQPCSILSGSLSKNHIDFDYSCTAFGQLKTLKHLNLRENDIKILPPNAFQGTSLISLNLAKNLHMLIHEMALEGVQTTLQSLIISGININSSGLSLPCMPALTEINISNNKLNATLSSLGCSPLKVIDVRNNDFMTLNYSLVEAVSTNLTTVYISGNRFNCCDSRWLTVMNDMRVKLPDISQAECFTQVRNLTMSEYLKSPLFYCSFERNGQGVHFGGMVITLLFVTVLSLVLIFFSRKLCCTQRSSVV from the exons ATGGTTAGACATACGTTCTCTAATCTTGTACTTCTTTGGTCAGTTACCCTTGGCTTTTACAGACCTGGAGGGACTCGTCATGCTTCAAAG aaTCAGTCCTGGAACAATCAGAACCTCTCCTCTGTCCCCTTGGATCTGGATGTAAGGCTCCGAAAGCTCGACCTGTCAAATAACTTCATCACACAGCTACATGCGTTTGCTCTGCCGTGCTTGGAGGAGCTTGACCTGAGCGGCAACCAGATGGATCTTATCTCCGAGGCGGCTTTTGGAAACCTGGCCCGGCTTGAACATTTGAATTTGTCCAGGAATCGACTGAGCGTCAGCCTTGGCAGCAACAGCAAAGCCCTCAGATCCCTCGGCGGACTCAGGAGCTTGGATATATCAATGAACGGCTTGAGTAATGGCGCTGCTGAGCTATTACTGAGAAACAAGTCTTCCCTTGATCAACTTAAGATGACTggtaatgttttaataaaactgtcacCCAGCCTGTTTCGAGAGAGCAAAAGTATAAGGAGTCTTATTATTGAGGATAATCTGATATCAGAAATAGCACCGCAGACGTTTGAACCACTAAGCCGATTAGAATCTCTCAACTTGGCAAGAAACAATCTTGCATTTATCTGTGATTTTACGTTGCACCAGGTGAAATATCTGAATCTCAGCAGAAATTTAGTGGAGTTCTTTGTTACTCCAGAGGATGCTGTGTTGTACAATCTTGAAGTTCTTGACCTCAGTCACAACAAGCTGTTATACTTCCCAATCCTACCAAAAACGAATCGACTAAAGTATCTACATTTGCAGAACAATTTGCTTGGTGCTCTGGATTCAGAGGCTGTGATGgtaactgaagtaaactctctTTATCAGGGCGTTGTAAATGAGACGATacttcaaaataattattttcatgcAAACTGGAGGCTAATGCCACTGGTTTACATTGACCTGAGCTTTAACCGCTTTGGCTCTTTTCCTCTTGAGACGTTGAGCTTGCTTAACTCTTTAGAAGCACTCAATTTTAGCTACAActgtttgcaaaacataaactGGGATGTTAGAAATTATAGTGATCCGCGGCAAGTTCGTCAGATAATTTTCCATTCCTTAAAGCACCTCGACTTGCAGGGCAACGATCTGCCCCATCTGCCCCTGGTCTTCCTCAAGACACTCACACAAATCGAAACACTAAATCTACAAGACAATTCTTTGCAACCGTGCAGCATTTTGAGTGGATCTTTGTCAAAAAATCATATAGATTTTGATTATTCCTGCACTGCATTTGGGCAGCTGAAGACTCTTAAACACCTCAATCTTAgagaaaatgacataaaaatacTTCCGCCAAATGCCTTTCAGGGGACCTCACTCATTTCCTTAAATCTTGCCAAAAACCTCCACATGCTAATACATGAGATGGCACTGGAAGGTGTGCAAACAACTTTACAGTCTTTGATAATCAGTGGGATAAACATAAACAGCTCGGGTCTGTCTTTACCCTGCATGCCTGCACTGACTGAGATCAACATATCAAACAACAAACTTAATGCAACACTTAGTAGCTTAGGGTGCTCTCCTCTTAAAGTAATCGATGTAAGAAACAACGACTTTATGACCCTAAACTATTCTTTGGTTGAGGCTGTATCCACAAATCTGACTACAGTGTATATTAGTGGCAACCGTTTCAACTGCTGTGACAGCAGATGGTTGACAGTCATGAATGACATGAGGGTTAAGCTGCCCGACATTAGCCAGGCCGAATGCTTTACACAAGTGAGAAACTTAACGATGTCAGAATACCTAAAAAGTCCTTTGTTTTACTGTTCCTTTGAAAGAAATGGGCAGGGAGTTCATTTTGGAGGAATGGTCATAACGTTGTTATTTGTGACTGTATTGTCATTAGTGCTcattttttttagcaggaagCTTTGTTGCACTCAAAGATCTTCTGTGGTGTGA